ATGCTATTTTAGCAGCAGCTTTCCAAGAAGGAGAATATTTAATTTATGGAATTGCTTTATTTACTGCATTCTTAACAGCATATTATATGTTTAGAATGTATTTCATAGTTTTTGTTGCACCAAATCATCATGATGTTGATTATGTTTATACTTCAAAAACTATCACTTTACCACTTCTAATCTTGGCTATTGGTGCAGTTGGAGCAGGATTCTTAAATCTTCCTTCTATTTTTGGAGGAAATCATTTTGTTGATACTTGGCTTGGACAATTAAATTCAAAAGTTATCCACTTAGATCATTCAACAGAATATATTTTAATGATATTATCTGTTGTTGTTGCAGCTTGTGGTATCTTTGTTGCATATAAAAGATATGCAAATTATGACCTATCAAAAGAAGAAACTGAAACTGGTTTTGTTGGTAGAAAACTTTATGTTGATGAACTTTATGACTTCTTATTTGTTAAATCAGCAAAAGCTATTTCGACATTTATAGATAAAGTTGTTGATGATAAAATAATTGATGCGTTTATTATGAAATCATCAATCTCTTTTGTAAATGTTGGTAAAAAAGTAGCTATGATACAAAATGCAAATGTTAGATTCTATGCTGTGTTTATGCTTATTGGAATGACTTGTATCTTTGTATATTTATATATTACACTAGGATTATAGTATGAGTTCAGATATACTTTCGTTTATTATATTTTTACCTGCTGTTGTTGCATTTGGTTTAATGATAACAACAAGAGATGTTAATACAATTAGAAATATAGCTTTTTTAACAACAACTGTTATTTTAGCTTTAGTTTTAAAAATCTATATTGAATTTGACCCAAATTCTAGTATGCAATTTGTTACAAATGTGTCTTGGATTGAAACTTATGGAATTAACTATTATGTTGGATTAGATGGTTTTTCTCTTACAATTTTAATGATGATTGCTATACTTATTCCTACTTCTTATTTATTATTATGGGAAGGTAAAACTAAAGGATATTGGATAAATATGCTTTTAGTTCAAACAGGAGTTACAGGAAGTTTATTAGCATTAGATGTAGTTTTATTCTATTTCTTCTGGGAAATTATGCTTTTACCAGTTTTTTTACTTATTGGACAATATGGATTTGGTAATAAGGTATTTACAACAATAAAAGTAACTGTTTATACAATGGCTGGATCACTTTTAATGTTAATAGCAATTTTATATCTTGGAGTTGCTTATTATAGTGAATTTGGAACTTGGTCGTTTGCATACGATAAATTAATGACAATTTCAACTCTTGATTATTCTACAAAAGCTTGGTTATTTTTAGCGTTTTTAGCTGCATTTGCAATAAAAATTCCAATTTTCCCATTACATACATGGATTATGGAAACTTATAAAAATGCACCAACAGGAGCAGTATTTTTACTATCTTCTATTATGGCAAAACTTGGAGTTTATGCAATTGTTAGATTTATGATTCCAATTTTCCCTGATATTTATGTAGAGTTTTCAACTTGGTTTGTAGCTATTGGTCTATTTGGATTAATCTATTTTGGAATTGCAGCACTTATGCAAGATGATATCAAAAGAATGTTTGCTTATTCTTCAGCGTCACACCTTAGCTTCATATCAGCAGGTATTTTTTCATTAAATGCTTATGGTATAAATGGTGCTTTATATTTAATAATTGCCCATGCTATTGCAACTGGTGCTTTATTCTTACTTGTAGGATTAATGCAAGAACAAACAGGATTTAAAACAATTAAAGATTTAGGTGGAATTGCTAAAAAAGCTCCTATTTTCACATTTATTTTTGCAGTTATGTTATTTGCAAACGTTGGACTTCCTGGAACAAATGGATTTGTTTCTGAACTTTTAATAATCTTTGGTATATATGAATTTAATGCTTATTTAGGGTATATTTCAGCACTTACAGTAATAATTGGAGCTTCATATATGTTATGGATGTTTCAAAGAGCTATTTTACAAGATAGACCAGAAGGTGCACCTGAACTTACAATGAGAGATTTAAAAATTAAAGAAATTATAGGATTAACTCCTTGGGTTATTTTAGTTTTTGTTATGGGATTTTATCCAGAAATTTTTATGGATAAATTTGAACCAACAGTTACACACTACCTACAAGATATTCTACAAATTGGAGCAGCAAAATGAGTCAATTTTTATATTTAGTACCAACACTTACTATTTTAGTTGGTGCATTAGTGCTTATGTTTATGAGCATGTATGATAAATTTAATATTAAAAATCATATTGTTGTATCTTCAATATTTTTAATTATTGCTTTACTATTTGCACTTAGTAATGTAAATAATTCATTTTCAGTTCAACCATATGAAAGTTTTTTAAATAATGTTTTAACTTTTGATAGTTTTTCAAACTTTTTCAATATTTTATTAATTGCTGGAACTTTATTAACGTTGTTAATTGGGGAACATTATTTCCAAAATAGAAGTTATTTTAAAGGTGAATTTTTCTCAATTTTATTATTTGCTCTATTTGGAATGATGATTTTAGCACAAGCGAATGAACTAATTACAGCATTTATTGCTTTAGAAATTGCATCATTTTCTATTTATATTATGGTTGGTTATAATTCTGATGATTCAAAAAGAGTTGAAGCAATTTTCAAATATTTAGTTTTAGGTTCATTTATTGGAGCTTTCTATCTTTTAGGTATGGTTTTAGTTTATGGAGCAACAACAAGTACAAATTTAGCTGATGTTTCAACATTTATAGCAACTGCAAGTCAACAAGATATGATACTTGTGTACATTGGTTTAACTTTAATTCTGTTTACATTTTTATTTAAAATTGCAGCATTTCCATTCCAATCGTGGCTTCTAGATGTTTATAGAGGTGCTCCTATGATTATTACAGCATACATGGCATCAACATTTAAAATTGCAATTTTTTCATTCTTCTTAAGAGTTATATTAGAGTATATATCTCCAATTATAGATTTCTGGGACACTATACTTTCTGTTATTGTAATTTTAACTTTAGTATTTGGAACTTGGTTAGCAGTAACACAACAAATAGTGAAAAGAATGTTAGCTGCATCTTCAATAGTTCATACAGGATACTTGCTTTTAGCATTTATTGCATTAGGTTATAAAGATGGGCATTTGATAAATATTGACTCAGCATATGCTGTAATGTTTTATTTAATTGCTTATTTATTATCTGCTCTTGGGGCATTTGGATTAACTTCACATATTATTTCAGAAACTAATGTAAAAGTTACATTTGATGATTTTAAAGGTTTAGCAAAACAAAGACCATTTTTAGCAGCTATGATGACAATATTTTTATTATCACTTGCAGGAATTCCTTCTACAATAGGATTTATTGGTAAAATTTATGTATTCACTGAAGCAATTGCTTCAGGTTATACTGTGCTTACAGTTATTGCAATAATCGCGACTATTGTTTCAGTATATTATTATTTTAGACTTATTGCGATGATGTATTTTTATCCTGCAACAAATAATTGTAAAACTGAAGAGTTTGATGATAAAAGAGTTTCAACTTATGCGATAATGTTTGTTGCAATTTTAACTGTTTTAGGTGGAATTGGTTCAGCAATAGTATTTTTCATTCCTGCAATGAATATTGATACTTTAATAAACTTCTCACAAGTAGCAGTACAATCTCTATTTATAAAATAATTGTGTTATAAAGTAACATAATTATTAATACTCATTATTAATAAGATATCTATAAAATCCCCCTTGGGGGATAATTTGTAACTTTTTTGCCTTTTTACACCAAAAAAACTGAAAAAATAGCCTTTCCATTGAAGTAATTTTAAACTTATATTTTGCTATTATTTACGAAATCTAAAATCGTAAGAAAGGATAGCAAATGAGTGACCTAATAGAAGGTTATTTAGGGAAAACGGAAGAAGGGAAGAAAAGTAGACTACCTGCAAAACTTGATTTTATCCAAAGTTTTACAGGTGGTTTCTTAGCTTTATTTATGTGGGCACATATGATGTTAGTTGCTTCAATTTTAGTATCTAATGATTTTATGTATGCAGTTACAAAATTATTAGAAGGTAGCTTTATTTTTGAAGGTGGAAATCCTTTATTAGTTACAATTGTTGCAGTTGTTATATTTACAATTTTTATCGTACATGCTGGTTTAGGAATGAGAAAATTACCTGGTAATTTTAAACAATACCAAGTTATAAAAGCACATGCAAAAAGTATGAACCACGATGATACTAAACTTTGGTTTATTCAAGCATTTACTGGTTTCGCAATGTTCTTTTTGGGTTCTGTTCATTTATATGTAATTATGACAAACTCTGCAGATATTGGTCCATATGAAAGTGCTGATAGAATTTGGTCAGAGTACATGTGGCCTTTATATATTCTTTTATTATTAGCAGTTGAATTCCATGGAACAATTGGTCTTTATAGATTATGTGTAAAATGGGGTTGGTTTGATGGAGAAAATCCAAAAGCAACTAGAAAAGCTCTTAAAAAAGTTAAATGGGTTTTAACAGTATTTTTCTTAGTTTTAGGAT
The DNA window shown above is from Arcobacter lacus and carries:
- a CDS encoding complex I subunit 4 family protein, whose translation is MSSDILSFIIFLPAVVAFGLMITTRDVNTIRNIAFLTTTVILALVLKIYIEFDPNSSMQFVTNVSWIETYGINYYVGLDGFSLTILMMIAILIPTSYLLLWEGKTKGYWINMLLVQTGVTGSLLALDVVLFYFFWEIMLLPVFLLIGQYGFGNKVFTTIKVTVYTMAGSLLMLIAILYLGVAYYSEFGTWSFAYDKLMTISTLDYSTKAWLFLAFLAAFAIKIPIFPLHTWIMETYKNAPTGAVFLLSSIMAKLGVYAIVRFMIPIFPDIYVEFSTWFVAIGLFGLIYFGIAALMQDDIKRMFAYSSASHLSFISAGIFSLNAYGINGALYLIIAHAIATGALFLLVGLMQEQTGFKTIKDLGGIAKKAPIFTFIFAVMLFANVGLPGTNGFVSELLIIFGIYEFNAYLGYISALTVIIGASYMLWMFQRAILQDRPEGAPELTMRDLKIKEIIGLTPWVILVFVMGFYPEIFMDKFEPTVTHYLQDILQIGAAK
- a CDS encoding NADH-quinone oxidoreductase subunit N; translated protein: MSQFLYLVPTLTILVGALVLMFMSMYDKFNIKNHIVVSSIFLIIALLFALSNVNNSFSVQPYESFLNNVLTFDSFSNFFNILLIAGTLLTLLIGEHYFQNRSYFKGEFFSILLFALFGMMILAQANELITAFIALEIASFSIYIMVGYNSDDSKRVEAIFKYLVLGSFIGAFYLLGMVLVYGATTSTNLADVSTFIATASQQDMILVYIGLTLILFTFLFKIAAFPFQSWLLDVYRGAPMIITAYMASTFKIAIFSFFLRVILEYISPIIDFWDTILSVIVILTLVFGTWLAVTQQIVKRMLAASSIVHTGYLLLAFIALGYKDGHLINIDSAYAVMFYLIAYLLSALGAFGLTSHIISETNVKVTFDDFKGLAKQRPFLAAMMTIFLLSLAGIPSTIGFIGKIYVFTEAIASGYTVLTVIAIIATIVSVYYYFRLIAMMYFYPATNNCKTEEFDDKRVSTYAIMFVAILTVLGGIGSAIVFFIPAMNIDTLINFSQVAVQSLFIK
- a CDS encoding fumarate reductase cytochrome b subunit; protein product: MSDLIEGYLGKTEEGKKSRLPAKLDFIQSFTGGFLALFMWAHMMLVASILVSNDFMYAVTKLLEGSFIFEGGNPLLVTIVAVVIFTIFIVHAGLGMRKLPGNFKQYQVIKAHAKSMNHDDTKLWFIQAFTGFAMFFLGSVHLYVIMTNSADIGPYESADRIWSEYMWPLYILLLLAVEFHGTIGLYRLCVKWGWFDGENPKATRKALKKVKWVLTVFFLVLGFASLAAYMKIGYENAKNGTVGQRYTPTAQIINYNITNKSVGGIA